A section of the Rhodobacter sp. genome encodes:
- a CDS encoding Lrp/AsnC family transcriptional regulator, which translates to MIDSDRINAHILRVLSSEGRISNLDLAERVGLSPSACLRRVQDLERRGAIRGYRAVLDPRHRGVGFVAYVTVGLSQHTKAAQEGFERAMHRAPQVRECHNITGAVEYLLRVEVADLAAYKHFHTEVLGTLPQVAAITTYVVMGSPKDERA; encoded by the coding sequence ATGATCGATTCCGACCGTATCAACGCGCATATATTGCGAGTTCTGTCCAGCGAGGGGCGGATCTCGAACCTCGATCTGGCGGAACGGGTCGGGCTGTCGCCCTCGGCCTGCCTGCGCCGGGTGCAGGACCTCGAGCGGCGCGGCGCGATCCGGGGCTACCGCGCGGTGCTGGACCCCCGGCACCGGGGCGTCGGCTTTGTCGCCTATGTGACCGTGGGGCTGAGCCAGCACACCAAGGCCGCGCAAGAGGGGTTCGAACGCGCCATGCACCGCGCCCCGCAGGTGCGCGAATGCCACAACATCACCGGCGCGGTCGAATACCTGCTCAGGGTCGAAGTCGCGGATCTGGCGGCCTACAAGCACTTCCACACCGAGGTCCTGGGCACCCTGCCCCAGGTCGCGGCGATCACGACCTATGTCGTCATGGGCTCGCCCAAGGACGAGCGCGCCTGA